Proteins from one Syngnathoides biaculeatus isolate LvHL_M chromosome 8, ASM1980259v1, whole genome shotgun sequence genomic window:
- the LOC133504845 gene encoding extracellular calcium-sensing receptor encodes MVFAVEEINQSPHLLPGVTLGYHIHDSCALHPWATRAALSLVSGDSSTCTPGAAPLALSEEGDEKGVPLIIGGASSKTAMILSRVLGPLSVPLMSYQSSCPCLSDRRQFPNFFRTIPSDIFQARAIASLAIYFKWTWIGAVVANNDYGLEAVKVFREETQESGVCMAFVETLRREKIKNDARRAALAIKASSAKVILIFTWYTDVRELFLQLAEMNVTDRQFLASEAWSTSGNLLQNPVTSKVATGVLGTAVRSSPIAGFEDYLRSLNPSLRPDDDILRKFWEKQFACRPQVSKNTTMSDRWASLPPCGGEESLESVDNLFTDTSQLRQAYNVYLAVYAAAHALHDHLGCRNTRAVLRDGSSICSSPRNVKPAELLQHLNEVNFTTPQGERLYFQGADIPAKYDLVNWQMTPDGSLKLVLIGRVDGYEIHINDTAVQWSSASSQVPTSVCSENCPPGSRVATRKGEPVCCFDCIPCPEGEISNSTNSPNCERCPVEFWSNTEHTVCILRQLDFLSFNETLGITLTAVAMSGTVVTTAVFVVFLYYRHTPMVRANNSELSFLLLLSLKLCFLCSLLFIGRPSSWSCRFQQAAFGISFVLSVSCVQVKTIVVLAAFRSARPGAGALMKWFGPGQQRGSVCVFTCVQIIICIIWLSLNPPEPKAVFDTPGLKVTLKCDMASAVGFFLILGYIGLLACTCLLLAFLARKLPDNFNEAKLITFSMLIFCAVWVAFVPAYVSSPGKYMVAVEVFAILASSYGLLLCIFAPKCFIILLRPEKNTKKHLMAR; translated from the exons ATGGTGTTTGCCGTGGAGGAGATTAACCAGAGTCCTCACCTGCTGCCGGGCGTGACGCTGGGCTATCACATCCACGACAGCTGTGCTTTGCACCCGTGGGCGACCCGGGCAGCCCTTTCGCTGGTGAGCGGCGACAGCAGCACCTGCACCCCTGGGGCGGCACCACTGGCCCTTTCGGAAGAAGGGGATGAGAAAG GTGTCCCACTGATCATTGGCGGTGCTTCATCGAAAACGGCCATGATACTCTCCAGAGTGCTGGGACCACTCTCTGTGCCTTTA ATGAGCTATCAGTCGAGCTGCCCCTGTTTAAGTGACAGGCGTCAGTTTCCCAATTTCTTCAGAACCATCCCCAGTGACATTTTCCAAGCGCGGGCCATTGCCAGCCTCGCCATATACTTCAAGTGGACCTGGATCGGAGCCGTGGTCGCAAACAATGACTACGGTCTGGAAGCTGTCAAG GTGTTCCGGGAAGAGACCCAGGAGTCGGGAGTGTGTATGGCCTTCGTGGAGACTCTGAGGAGGGAAAAGATCAAGAATGATGCCAGGAGAGCGGCCCTCGCCATTAAGGCGTCAAGCGCCAAAGTGATCCTGATCTTTACGTGGTACACCGACGTCAGGGAACTGTTTCTGCAACTGGCCGAAATGAAT GTGACTGACAGGCAGTTTCTAGCCAGCGAGGCCTGGAGCACCAGCGGTAATCTCCTCCAGAACCCCGTCACCTCAAAAGTGGCGACCGGAGTCCTGGGTACAGCCGTTCGAAGCTCCCCGATCGCCGGATTTGAAGATTACCTCCGAAGTTTGAACCCTTCTCTCCGGCCAGATGATGAcattttgaggaaattctgggaGAAACAGTTCGCGTGTAGGCCTCAGGTTTCCAAAAACACCACCATGTCTGATCGGTGGGCATCCCTACCCCCGTGCGGAGGGGAGGAATCCCTGGAGAGTGTGGATAATCTCTTTACTGACACCTCCCAGCTACGACAGGCCTATAACGTCTACCTGGCTGTTTACGCCGCAGCTCACGCCCTCCACGACCACCTCGGCTGCCGCAACACTCGCGCCGTCCTACGAGatggcagctccatctgctCCTCCCCCAGAAACGTCAAACCTGCTGAG CTGCTGCAGCACTTAAATGAGGTCAACTTCACCACACCACAGGGGGAAAGGCTTTATTTCCAAGGGGCCGACATCCCCGCTAAGTACGACCTGGTCAACTGGCAGATGACCCCCGACGGCTCTCTGAAGCTGGTTTTGATCGGCCGAGTGGACGGCTATGAAATCCACATAAATGACACGGCTGTGCAATGGAGTTCAGCATCCAGTCAG GTCCCCACTTCAGTGTGCAGTGAGAATTGCCCTCCTGGTAGCAGGGTGGCGACCAGGAAAGGAGAACCCGTCTGCTGCTTTGACTGCATTCCGTGTCCTGAAGGGGAGATCAGCAACTCGACTA ACTCGCCCAATTGTGAGCGTTGTCCAGTGGAATTTTGGTCCAACACGGAGCACACAGTCTGTATTCTCCGCCAGCTGGACTTCCTGTCTTTCAACGAGACCTTAGGCATCACTCTCACCGCGGTAGCCATGTCGGGCACGGTAGTGACCACCGCTGTCTTTGTGGTCTTTCTCTACTACAGACACACACCTATG GTCCGGGCCAACAATTCCGAACTGAGCTTCTTGCTGCTCTTGTCGCTCAAACTCTGTTTCCTGTGCTCGCTGTTGTTCATCGGCCGCCCGTCCTCGTGGTCCTGTCGCTTCCAGCAGGCCGCCTTCGGCATCAGTTTTGTCCTCTCCGTGTCCTGCGTGCAAGTAAAGACCATCGTCGTGCTGGCGGCCTTCCGCTCGGCCCGGCCTGGCGCCGGAGCCTTGATGAAGTGGTTCGGTCCGGGCCAACAGAGAGGAAGTGTCTGCGTGTTCACCTGTGTACAG atcatcatctgtataatttggctgtccctcaaccCCCCTGAGCCGAAAGCAGTCTTTGATACCCCGGGGTTGAAGGTCACCCTGAAGTGCGACATGGCCTCAGCGGTGGgcttttttctgattttgggTTACATCGGCCTGCTGGCCTGCACCTGCCTACTGCTGGCGTTTCTCGCCAGAAAATTGCCCGACAACTTCAACGAGGCCAAGCTGATAACCTTCAGCATGCTCATCTTCTGCGCCGTGTGGGTGGCCTTCGTGCCTGCTTACGTCAGCTCGCCTGGGAAGTACATGGTCGCTGTGGAGGTCTTTGCCATCCTGGCCTCCAGCTATGGCTTACTACTTTGCATTTTTGCCCCAAAGTGTTTTATCATTCTTTTGAGGCCAGAGAAAAACACCAAGAAACACTTGATGGCGagatag